The region GATCCCCTGGCTTTGGCTTGTAGCGTTCAATATCGTCCCGTAGTATTGCAAGAGATAGGAACACTAATCGATTTTGCGCGTCTTCCAGGGCAGGGTGTACTATGACGGTAAAGTCGAGTTTGTTTGCTTCGACAGGTGAatcctcttcatcttcttccaTGTATCGTGTTTGTATCATGGTGCATAATTCGCAGAGCTTCAAGATTTGTGTCTCGTGGATAGTTCGCGGTCGGAGATAATCGTACAAAGGCTCACAGACAGCCTCCAGAAAGTCGTACAGGCCACCATCGCCTTCGAACCATTCACGCCATAAGTCGCACTCGTCAAAACATATACCGCGTATGTAGCTTATGCTGCTTCGAGCAAAAGCTACCAAATCGGTCGAGGTACTTGGAGCTTGTGCGATTTCTCCAATCTTTTTGGTTACGATTGGTAGGATGAGGCGCCCGCGGGTAGTTGAGTAGCTTTGGTACAGCTCATTCATCAGACTCTGATACTCTGCTTCTCCACCTGGCGCAGCTCCAGGGGGTAGAACTGCTCGTTTTTGTATCTCCATCCCTATGCTCTTCAGCTCTGGCGCACCGACGCGGAATTTGGCGTATAGCAAGGCGGACATGGTGGTGTCGTTCAGTTGTCTATCGGCGATTCTCTTGGCCACGTCAGCTGCAATCTCTCGAAGTGCCTCTGTAAAGTGAACGCGGATAAGGGTAAGAGCACGGGTGAGGAGTAAGCGGTATCTCGACCGGTATGTCTCCGCCTCCTTGTGCTTCGAATGCGCCTGCATGTATTCCAAGCAGCTGTCCAGATTTGCCAGCATCTCGACGAACTCGCTGCCACGCACGATCTTGCCCGCGCCTGGAGCATTAAGGCGTTTGGTTGTAGGCTCGAGATACAGATAGTATCGTAGATTCTGTTCCATGTCGTCTGCAAGTTTCGTTATGCGCTTCTGGTCGTCGATCAGGCCCTCACACTGGGTGCGGAAGGCATTTGTCTGGGCTTCGACAATCTTGAAGGATTCGGAGAGCGAGGAGAGGATATCGAGCGTGGACGAGGTATCAGAGATGATGTTCTCAAGGTGGTTCCGCGTCATGCGCAGCTGGTTCTGATAGAGCGTGTACTCTTCATGGCTGGCTTCAAGCAGCTCGTCGCTAACTCCGCCATACCATTCGGCAAACTCCAGCTCGGTGCTGATGTCTTCCCTCGACTTTTTCTTTTCTAGCGCCTTTTCCTTCTTCAAATGCGCGCGCACAACGGTATAGAAGTCACTGTAGGATTTGGCGCGTCTGGCCACGGTGGCAGGTGGGGGGCCATTGAGTTTCCCCAGTGTCTCCTCTTCTACCGTCTCCGGGATGGCTTCTACGCGCTCCAAGTCAGCCTGACTCTCCTGCAGATACAATCATCAGAAGTGCTCAAACGTACCCATGCGACGGATGGTGGGCTTACGTTTTCCTGTTTGAGCAGGCTCTCTCTCCGCCGGTGCTTTGCCTTTTCGGGGGGCTTTGCCGTGCGCGGCACGAAGGCATTGTACCAAGAGTCTCCCTCGTACATTCTGGCGCAATTCTGCTGTTTTACTAGAAACTCCCTTGCAGGAGCCGGAAACACCACGCAAGCTTCAATGTCGGAGCTCGGCCGTGGGGGTCTGGGAAGTGGCCTAACCCGATATGTACAAGTGTTCTTGTCAGATGTGGAGAAAGTCTAGGTCGTCATTGATCATGCCGCT is a window of Pyrenophora tritici-repentis strain M4 chromosome 2, whole genome shotgun sequence DNA encoding:
- a CDS encoding Sec34 domain containing protein, which translates into the protein MYEGDSWYNAFVPRTAKPPEKAKHRRRESLLKQENESQADLERVEAIPETVEEETLGKLNGPPPATVARRAKSYSDFYTVVRAHLKKEKALEKKKSREDISTELEFAEWYGGVSDELLEASHEEYTLYQNQLRMTRNHLENIISDTSSTLDILSSLSESFKIVEAQTNAFRTQCEGLIDDQKRITKLADDMEQNLRYYLYLEPTTKRLNAPGAGKIVRGSEFVEMLANLDSCLEYMQAHSKHKEAETYRSRYRLLLTRALTLIRVHFTEALREIAADVAKRIADRQLNDTTMSALLYAKFRVGAPELKSIGMEIQKRAVLPPGAAPGGEAEYQSLMNELYQSYSTTRGRLILPIVTKKIGEIAQAPSTSTDLVAFARSSISYIRGICFDECDLWREWFEGDGGLYDFLEAVCEPLYDYLRPRTIHETQILKLCELCTMIQTRYMEEDEEDSPVEANKLDFTVIVHPALEDAQNRLVFLSLAILRDDIERYKPKPGDLDYLAKNKKLAASGAKSNQPALSGKKQPKSELPPTPLPKTPTIVEEDDPDAGWNFNTEAAFKDWYPTLRKAIWLLSKIYRLVHSSVFDDLAHRVVHSTTLSLVQASTLLTKSASPTDAALFLVSHLLLLKQQIVAFDIEFVTPETTVQYNFSSVTETFWELRARGGLFNPRNLVGLLIPKVVENMLDAKAEVDARLRQAINDFTGQFVSRMTAPIEMKNNKKVPPNEAPARASKIRQNIEHETPFLRSKLEEYITDARTREMLVAAVMESVTQKYEDWYDTSYSPSISTQNGASRGKGKGREDGVWDPDVFSEWCANVFKVGTLGLGIMDNGQEDYQDEDDSDTDSMGAASGRTGTDRMGSSGLRIKM